Proteins from one bacterium genomic window:
- a CDS encoding zinc-binding dehydrogenase, with protein MHSRAALVVEPGRVEIAGITFGPPREGEVILRMEAAGVCRTDYKVSKGLQSGRKPRYPMLLGHEGAGVVEQVGLGVTHLGEGDRVAVGCRVPCGSCPMCRRNDPRRCNSSGARPPAVSLESDGSEVEVPMGLGMYAERIPVDAGAVFRVSDDMPLTSASLLGCAVMTGTGAVFHTAKVWPGAIAAVIGCGGIGLSTVQGASLANASKVIAVDISDRKLEWALSMGATHAVNSAREDAVAKVRALTGGAGVDFSFEAVGLGATLEQALGMLSYGGVATMIGVPPVGSAADLDPSAFFRNTSTLMTTHGGEGIPAQDFPVLDSLYRSGRLNLDDMVTHTIPLSDMEKGFENLETGSALRTVVVPG; from the coding sequence ATGCATAGCCGGGCCGCCCTGGTCGTCGAGCCGGGGCGGGTCGAGATTGCCGGGATCACCTTCGGTCCTCCCAGGGAGGGGGAGGTGATCCTGAGGATGGAGGCGGCCGGGGTCTGCCGTACCGACTACAAGGTCTCCAAGGGCCTGCAGTCGGGCCGTAAACCCCGCTACCCGATGCTGCTGGGTCACGAGGGGGCCGGCGTCGTGGAACAGGTCGGTCTCGGCGTCACCCATCTCGGCGAGGGGGACCGGGTGGCGGTGGGATGCCGGGTGCCTTGTGGATCCTGCCCGATGTGCCGTCGCAACGATCCCCGGCGCTGCAATTCCTCCGGTGCGCGCCCTCCCGCGGTGTCGCTCGAGTCCGACGGTTCCGAGGTTGAGGTGCCGATGGGCCTGGGCATGTACGCCGAGCGGATCCCGGTCGATGCCGGGGCGGTCTTTCGGGTGAGCGACGACATGCCGCTGACCTCCGCCTCGCTGCTGGGCTGCGCGGTCATGACCGGTACCGGCGCTGTCTTCCACACAGCCAAGGTGTGGCCGGGCGCAATCGCGGCCGTCATCGGGTGCGGCGGGATCGGCCTCTCTACCGTCCAGGGCGCCAGCCTGGCCAACGCCTCGAAGGTGATCGCGGTGGACATATCCGACCGCAAGCTGGAGTGGGCGCTGTCCATGGGCGCCACCCATGCGGTCAACTCGGCGCGCGAGGATGCGGTGGCGAAGGTTCGCGCCCTCACCGGCGGCGCGGGGGTCGACTTCTCGTTCGAGGCCGTGGGACTGGGCGCCACGCTTGAGCAGGCTCTCGGGATGCTGTCATACGGGGGAGTGGCCACCATGATCGGAGTACCGCCGGTGGGTTCGGCCGCCGACCTCGATCCGTCAGCCTTCTTCCGCAACACCTCGACGCTGATGACCACGCACGGAGGGGAGGGCATACCCGCGCAGGACTTCCCGGTCCTGGATTCGCTCTACCGGTCGGGTCGGCTGAACCTGGACGACATGGTCACCCACACCATCCCCCTGTCCGACATGGAGAAGGGTTTCGAAAACCTGGAGACCGGCTCGGCCCTCCGCACCGTGGTGGTTCCCGGCTGA